From Acidimicrobiia bacterium:
ACGGACACCCCTTGTCGCCGACAGTCCTCGGGGCGACACTCCCCGCAGAGGACGTCGGGAGGGGACGATGCCGAGGTACCTGATCATCGCGTCGTACACGCCGGACGGGATTCGAGGGCTCCTCGAGGGCGGGGGCACCGCGAGGCGCAGGGCCGTCGAGGAGGCGATCCGCGGGGCTGGTGGCAAGCTCGAGACGTTCGACTTCGCGTTCGGCGAGGACGACGTGTACGTCGTCGCGGAGATGCCCGACAATGTCGCAGCGGCCTCGATCGGTCTCACGGTCGCGGCGAGCGGGCTCGTCCGCACCCGCACCGTCGTGCTCCTGACACCGGAGGAGATCGACCGCGCGGCCGAGGTCGAGGTCTCGTACCGGCCGCCCGGAAGGTGACGCGCGCGCTGACGTGACCGGTCGCATCCCGACCAGGCCACGAAGGGCATTCAGCGGGCAATTTGCAAATGGCGCCACGACGGCTCCGGACCTCGAACCCTCGCTTCGCGTCGGGAGCGGTCCCGGGCGCGGCAGGCGGTTGTGACGCGCTATCCGCCTGACGCCGATGCGGGGCGCGTGGGGACCAGGTTCGGGTTGTACGTGATCGCATCGTCGCGGAAGACGACCTGCAGGTAGGTCAGGTCGCCGTCCTCGAGCTTCCACACCGCGCGTCCGGCGGACGGGAGCGCGCGACCGTGCACGTCGTGCCAGCCCGACAGCGGGGTCGACCACTCGGCGCGTCGCAGCCCACCCGGCAGGTCCGCATACCGGTCCGTCGTCCGAAAATCGCGTGGGTGACCGACCTCGTCGAGAAAGACGCGCGCCGTCACCGTCCGGCCCGCGTGCCGACAGGAGACGTCGAACGTGGTGTCGTCGAGCGCGTCGAACGACACCGCGGGGGTGAGAAGCATCGATGGGCACATGATGACGGCGTCGTTGAGCCACGTCGTGAGCTCGCCGACGTCGAACTCCTCGCCTTCTCCCTTCGCGACGGTGACCAGCCCGAGCAGCCTGCCGCGCATCGCGCCGCGACCGGACGCATATGCATCGCGGCCGACCATCGGTACGACACCGGCCA
This genomic window contains:
- a CDS encoding GYD domain-containing protein, giving the protein MPRYLIIASYTPDGIRGLLEGGGTARRRAVEEAIRGAGGKLETFDFAFGEDDVYVVAEMPDNVAAASIGLTVAASGLVRTRTVVLLTPEEIDRAAEVEVSYRPPGR
- a CDS encoding DUF6544 family protein → MTVPNPVRSLERILGRDLRGALADDIRATRLSQARPGTPIEGADIADLPSSARRYLEAMGVVGRPRDESFVAHLTGTFRLRPKQRFMRCEAWQCNTADPLARLFHMRIDLAGVVPMVGRDAYASGRGAMRGRLLGLVTVAKGEGEEFDVGELTTWLNDAVIMCPSMLLTPAVSFDALDDTTFDVSCRHAGRTVTARVFLDEVGHPRDFRTTDRYADLPGGLRRAEWSTPLSGWHDVHGRALPSAGRAVWKLEDGDLTYLQVVFRDDAITYNPNLVPTRPASASGG